A portion of the Stella humosa genome contains these proteins:
- a CDS encoding ABC transporter substrate-binding protein, which yields MSLVRPIATLLAGALAAGMLAAAPAAAQAPADPPRGGTMNIIISPEPPTLMLGINQTTPAAIVGGKIYESLLRYDFDLKPMPGLAKSWTVSPDGLTYTFKLQEGVKWHDGTPFTADDVVFSTKTYLTAVHPRSRPIFQRAEEITAPDPLTVVFKLKGPFAPFIMAWEPSTAPIVPKHIYEGTDFRTNPANNKPIGTGPFKLKEWVRGSHIHFVRNDDYWQKGKPYLDAIYYRVLPDASARVVAMETGQTHLSAFADIETFEVPRLKALPNLEMTTKGYEYLAQIVWLDFNLRNKPFDDRRFRQAVYHAIDRNFLRDRIWFGLGKPATGPIHSSIPHYDANVPKYPFDPKKAEALLDEMGLKRGADGVRARITLDQLPYGDVYIRAGEYIRQALGRIGVQVNLRSADVATWGDRVRNWDYDMTLQVLSQLGHPALGVSRLYVSSNIRKGVLFSNVNGYSNPRIDELFDKAAVAVDPAEAQKMYTEIQKILVEDVPVAWLLELDFPTFIDKRFGNVVTSAIGVRDGFADVFMRR from the coding sequence ATGTCGCTCGTCCGCCCCATCGCGACCTTGCTGGCCGGTGCCCTGGCGGCCGGCATGCTGGCCGCAGCGCCGGCCGCGGCCCAGGCGCCGGCCGATCCGCCGCGCGGCGGCACGATGAACATCATCATCTCGCCCGAGCCGCCGACCCTGATGCTGGGCATCAACCAGACGACGCCGGCGGCCATCGTCGGCGGCAAGATCTACGAGAGCCTGCTGCGCTACGACTTCGACCTGAAGCCGATGCCGGGCCTCGCCAAGTCGTGGACGGTGTCGCCGGACGGGCTGACCTACACCTTCAAGCTGCAGGAAGGGGTGAAGTGGCATGACGGCACGCCCTTCACGGCCGACGACGTGGTGTTCAGCACCAAGACCTACCTGACGGCCGTCCACCCGCGCTCGCGCCCGATCTTCCAGCGCGCGGAGGAGATCACCGCGCCCGATCCGTTGACCGTCGTGTTCAAGCTGAAGGGGCCGTTCGCCCCCTTCATCATGGCGTGGGAGCCCTCCACGGCACCGATCGTGCCCAAGCATATCTACGAAGGCACCGATTTCCGCACCAACCCCGCCAACAACAAGCCGATCGGCACCGGCCCCTTCAAGCTGAAGGAATGGGTGCGCGGCTCGCACATTCATTTCGTGCGCAACGACGACTACTGGCAGAAGGGCAAGCCCTACCTCGACGCGATCTATTACCGCGTGCTGCCCGACGCCAGCGCCCGCGTCGTCGCCATGGAGACCGGCCAGACCCACCTGTCGGCCTTCGCCGACATCGAGACCTTCGAGGTGCCGCGGCTGAAGGCGCTGCCCAACCTGGAGATGACGACCAAGGGCTATGAATACCTGGCCCAGATCGTCTGGCTGGACTTCAACCTGCGCAACAAACCCTTCGACGACCGCCGCTTCCGCCAGGCGGTCTACCATGCCATCGACCGCAACTTCCTGCGCGACCGGATCTGGTTCGGCCTGGGCAAGCCGGCGACCGGGCCGATCCATTCCAGCATCCCGCACTACGACGCCAACGTGCCGAAATACCCCTTCGACCCCAAGAAGGCCGAGGCGCTGCTGGACGAGATGGGGCTGAAGCGCGGCGCCGACGGGGTGCGGGCGCGCATCACCCTGGACCAGCTCCCCTATGGCGACGTCTATATCCGGGCCGGCGAGTACATCCGCCAGGCGCTGGGCCGGATCGGCGTCCAGGTGAACCTGCGCAGCGCCGACGTGGCCACCTGGGGCGACCGGGTGCGCAACTGGGACTACGACATGACGCTGCAGGTGCTGAGCCAGCTCGGTCACCCGGCGCTCGGCGTCTCGCGCCTCTATGTCTCCAGCAACATCCGCAAGGGCGTGCTGTTCAGCAACGTCAACGGCTACTCCAACCCGCGCATCGACGAGCTCTTCGACAAGGCGGCGGTCGCGGTCGACCCGGCCGAGGCGCAGAAGATGTACACCGAGATCCAGAAGATCCTGGTGGAGGACGTGCCGGTCGCCTGGCTCCTGGAGCTGGATTTCCCGACCTTCATCGACAAGCGCTTCGGCAATGTCGTGACCTCGGCCATCGGCGTCCGCGACGGCTTCGCCGACGTCTTCATGCGGCGTTGA
- a CDS encoding pyridoxamine 5'-phosphate oxidase family protein — MPTPQEIEGKFWKALGSDRTMMLGVDGVEDGHARPMTAQFEGDRGPIWFFTSRDNGVVRALPKGDRAIATFTSKGHDLFATVHGSLAVDNDRAVIDRLWNKFIAAWFEGGKDDPNLVLLRFDAERAEIWLDASNLLAGIKMLFGVDPKKDYKDKVAEVSLT; from the coding sequence ATGCCGACACCGCAGGAAATCGAAGGAAAATTCTGGAAGGCGCTGGGTTCGGACCGGACGATGATGCTGGGCGTCGACGGCGTCGAGGACGGCCATGCCCGGCCGATGACGGCCCAGTTCGAGGGCGACCGCGGCCCGATCTGGTTCTTCACCTCGCGCGACAACGGCGTCGTCCGGGCGCTACCCAAGGGCGACCGGGCGATCGCCACCTTCACGTCGAAGGGCCACGACCTGTTCGCGACGGTGCATGGCAGCCTTGCCGTCGACAACGACCGCGCGGTCATCGACCGGCTGTGGAACAAGTTCATCGCCGCCTGGTTCGAGGGCGGCAAGGACGACCCGAACCTGGTCCTGCTGCGCTTCGACGCCGAGCGGGCGGAGATCTGGCTCGATGCCTCGAACCTGCTGGCCGGCATCAAGATGCTGTTCGGCGTCGATCCGAAGAAGGACTACAAGGACAAGGTGGCGGAGGTCAGCCTGACCTGA
- a CDS encoding ABC transporter permease produces MERLEFIAQRVLKGIVVLVGIVVLNFLLIRLAPGDPAAVMAGEAGASDELFLQQLRAQFGLDRPLLEQLWAYVANILSFDFGFSYRQQRPVVDLLAERLPPTLLLTGTAFVLSLVAGVTLGVMAARRAGRWSDSAITVVALFFYATPLFWVGLMGVLLFSVTLGWLPAFGMASVGVKLTGFAYLADVGRHLVLPALTLTLFHMAVYARMTRASMLEVRDLDFVRTARAKGVDEGSILRRHVLRNAILPVVTIAGMKAGYLLGGSIVVETVFAWPGIGRLAYEAVLQRDYNVLLGVFLVTSALVIAVNLATDVIYSLVDPRIELGA; encoded by the coding sequence TTGGAGCGTCTGGAATTCATCGCCCAGCGGGTGTTGAAGGGTATCGTCGTCCTGGTCGGGATCGTGGTCCTCAACTTCCTGCTGATCCGGCTGGCACCGGGTGATCCCGCCGCCGTCATGGCGGGGGAGGCGGGTGCCTCCGACGAGCTCTTCCTCCAGCAGCTCCGCGCCCAGTTCGGGCTCGACCGGCCGCTGCTGGAACAGCTCTGGGCCTACGTCGCCAACATCCTGTCCTTCGATTTCGGCTTCTCCTACCGCCAGCAGCGCCCGGTGGTCGATCTGCTGGCCGAGCGCCTGCCGCCGACCCTGCTGCTGACCGGCACGGCCTTCGTGCTGTCGCTGGTGGCCGGGGTGACGCTGGGGGTGATGGCGGCCAGGCGGGCCGGTCGCTGGTCGGATTCGGCGATCACCGTCGTCGCCCTCTTCTTCTACGCGACACCGCTCTTCTGGGTCGGGCTGATGGGGGTGCTGCTGTTCTCGGTCACGCTGGGCTGGCTGCCGGCCTTCGGCATGGCGTCGGTCGGCGTGAAGCTGACGGGGTTTGCCTATCTGGCGGATGTCGGCCGGCACCTCGTGCTGCCGGCCCTGACGCTGACGCTGTTCCACATGGCGGTCTATGCCCGCATGACGCGGGCCTCGATGCTGGAGGTGCGCGACCTCGACTTCGTGCGCACCGCGCGGGCCAAGGGGGTGGACGAGGGCTCGATCCTCCGCCGCCACGTCCTGCGCAACGCCATCCTGCCGGTCGTCACCATCGCCGGCATGAAGGCGGGCTACCTGCTGGGCGGCTCGATCGTGGTCGAGACGGTGTTCGCCTGGCCCGGCATCGGCCGGCTCGCCTACGAGGCCGTGTTGCAGCGCGACTACAACGTGCTGCTGGGGGTGTTCCTGGTCACGTCCGCCCTGGTGATCGCCGTCAACCTCGCGACCGACGTGATCTATTCGCTGGTCGACCCGCGCATCGAGCTGGGGGCCTGA
- a CDS encoding ABC transporter permease gives MASLREFWRRYRRNKGAVVGLAVLVVILAVAAFGPMVYPGSPWDMAGAPFQPPFGAENPLGTDTLGRDVATGIVHGARVSLLIGFVATLAAVGVGVVVGAVAGYFGGWVDDLIMRLTEFFQTIPSFVFAVVLVAIFTPGIGSIVTAIAVVSWPAVARLVRGEFLTLRTREFVQASVVLGRSARHIIFVEILPNAISPIIVSASLMVATAILVESSLSFLGLGDPNMMSWGYMIGASRSVVRLAWWCSFFPGLAILLTVLALNLVGEGLSDALNPRLSREGR, from the coding sequence ATGGCATCCTTGCGCGAATTCTGGCGGCGCTACCGCCGCAACAAGGGGGCGGTCGTCGGGCTGGCCGTCCTGGTGGTGATCCTGGCCGTCGCCGCCTTCGGGCCGATGGTCTATCCCGGCAGCCCCTGGGACATGGCGGGCGCCCCGTTCCAGCCGCCCTTCGGGGCCGAGAACCCGCTCGGCACCGACACGCTGGGCCGCGACGTGGCGACCGGCATCGTCCATGGCGCGCGGGTGTCGCTGCTGATCGGCTTCGTGGCGACGCTGGCCGCGGTCGGCGTCGGCGTCGTCGTGGGCGCCGTCGCGGGCTATTTCGGCGGCTGGGTCGACGACCTGATCATGCGCCTGACGGAGTTCTTCCAGACCATCCCCAGCTTCGTCTTCGCGGTCGTCCTGGTGGCGATCTTCACGCCCGGCATCGGCTCCATCGTCACGGCGATCGCCGTGGTGAGCTGGCCGGCCGTCGCCCGCCTGGTGCGTGGCGAGTTCCTGACCCTGCGTACGCGGGAATTCGTCCAGGCCTCCGTCGTGCTGGGCCGCTCGGCGCGCCATATCATCTTCGTCGAGATCCTGCCCAACGCCATCTCGCCCATCATCGTCTCGGCATCGCTGATGGTGGCCACCGCCATCCTGGTCGAATCCTCCCTCAGCTTCCTCGGCCTGGGCGATCCCAACATGATGAGCTGGGGCTACATGATCGGCGCCTCGCGCTCGGTCGTGCGGCTGGCCTGGTGGTGCAGCTTCTTTCCGGGGCTCGCGATCCTGCTGACGGTGCTGGCGCTCAATCTGGTGGGCGAGGGGCTGAGCGATGCCCTCAACCCCCGCCTGTCGCGCGAGGGCCGGTGA
- a CDS encoding tripartite tricarboxylate transporter TctB family protein — protein MLHTARPDILAAGLFATIGAIGLAGSRGLEPGTLMRMGPGYMPTVVATLLLLLSAALAARAAMTRPGPDDAVAWDVRPIAAILAGLGTFALLIDPVGLVGATAALIVAARFASRPLRPLETAALVLAAALFSALVFVHLLQLPIQLWPA, from the coding sequence ATGCTGCATACCGCCCGTCCCGATATCCTGGCTGCCGGCTTGTTCGCCACCATCGGGGCGATCGGGCTGGCCGGCTCACGTGGGCTGGAGCCGGGGACGCTGATGCGCATGGGGCCGGGCTACATGCCGACGGTGGTCGCGACCCTGCTGCTGCTGCTGTCGGCCGCCCTGGCGGCGCGCGCGGCGATGACCCGGCCCGGCCCGGATGACGCCGTCGCCTGGGATGTTCGGCCGATCGCGGCGATCCTGGCCGGGCTCGGCACCTTCGCGCTGCTGATCGACCCGGTTGGCCTGGTCGGCGCCACGGCGGCGCTCATCGTGGCCGCCCGCTTCGCCAGCCGGCCCCTGCGCCCGCTGGAGACGGCGGCCCTGGTGCTGGCGGCTGCCCTGTTCAGCGCGCTCGTCTTCGTCCACCTGCTGCAACTGCCGATCCAGCTATGGCCGGCCTAG
- a CDS encoding Bug family tripartite tricarboxylate transporter substrate binding protein, whose translation MPSVSRLRRAVLLAAAATVLSAGAVLAQAYPTKPITLIVPFPAGGTTDVLARIFAERMSADLGQRVVVDNRGTAGGTTAAAFVARSAPDGYTLFISNVSTHALAPNLYKNLTYDTMTAFAPVTLLTTSAGVLIAHPSLKAANAKEFVALVKANPGKFNYASPGNGTGGHLGMERLRTLAGLDMVHVPFNGSGPARNAVLAGEPPVMVENIQTALSPAQAGKLKVLGVAADRRSPALPDVPTLAEQGFDLSVTSWTAFFVPAATPQPIVERLHASAIAALRHEDTQRRLKDLSTESVGSTPGELGAFVKNEFDTWGGIIRSQGLKIDN comes from the coding sequence ATGCCGTCCGTATCCCGTCTCCGTCGCGCCGTCCTGCTCGCCGCTGCCGCCACCGTCCTCTCCGCCGGCGCGGTCCTGGCCCAGGCCTATCCGACGAAGCCGATCACCCTGATCGTGCCGTTCCCGGCCGGCGGCACCACCGACGTGCTGGCGCGCATCTTCGCCGAGCGCATGAGTGCCGACCTCGGCCAGCGGGTCGTCGTCGACAATCGCGGCACGGCCGGCGGCACCACGGCGGCCGCCTTCGTCGCGCGCTCGGCGCCCGACGGCTACACGCTCTTCATCAGTAACGTGTCTACCCACGCGCTGGCGCCCAACCTCTACAAGAACCTCACCTACGACACGATGACGGCCTTCGCACCCGTCACCCTGCTGACGACCTCGGCCGGCGTGCTGATCGCGCATCCCAGCCTGAAGGCCGCTAACGCCAAGGAGTTCGTGGCGCTGGTGAAGGCCAATCCCGGCAAGTTCAACTACGCCTCGCCCGGCAACGGCACCGGCGGCCATCTCGGCATGGAGCGGCTGCGGACGCTGGCGGGACTCGACATGGTGCACGTGCCCTTCAACGGCTCCGGCCCGGCGCGCAACGCGGTGCTGGCGGGCGAGCCGCCGGTGATGGTCGAGAACATCCAGACCGCCCTGTCGCCGGCCCAGGCCGGCAAGCTGAAGGTGCTGGGCGTAGCGGCCGACCGCCGGTCGCCGGCCCTGCCCGACGTGCCGACCCTGGCCGAGCAGGGCTTCGACCTGTCGGTCACCTCCTGGACCGCCTTCTTCGTGCCCGCCGCCACGCCGCAGCCGATCGTCGAGCGCCTGCATGCCAGTGCCATCGCCGCCCTGCGCCACGAGGACACCCAGCGCCGGCTCAAGGACCTCAGCACCGAGAGCGTCGGCTCGACCCCGGGCGAACTCGGCGCCTTCGTGAAGAACGAGTTCGACACCTGGGGCGGCATCATCCGCAGCCAGGGCCTGAAGATCGACAACTGA
- a CDS encoding tripartite tricarboxylate transporter permease produces the protein MAGLEEIAAHLGLGLSVALTASNIFYCFLGALLGTLIGVLPGLGPATTIAMLLPVTFHLSPIGGLIMLAGIYYGAQYGGSITSILVNIPGESSSVITCLDGHAMTRQGRSGSALATAALGSFVAGCIATLLVALFAPPLTDLVQLFGAAEYFALMALGLVAAVVLAQGSVLKALLMILLGLMLGFVGTDVNSGAQRLTFGLEGLADGIGFIPLAMGVFGIAEIAVHLERMQGGAPPAAAITRLWPTRDDFRRAWPAVLRGTGVGSLLGILPGGGAILGSFAAYTLEKRLARDPSRFGNGAIEGVAAPESANNAAAQTSFIPLLTLGIPSNGVMALMVGAMMIHGITPGPTVIDQQPELFWGIIASMWVANLILVVINLPLVGIWARLTRVPYRILFPAVLLFCAIGAYSYAHSVFDVVLTMVFGLMGYVLLKLRCEPAPLLLAFVLGPMMEESLRRALLIGRGDPTVFVTRPLSAAILAIAVLLLILTILPAVRGLRQTAFREE, from the coding sequence ATGGCCGGCCTAGAGGAAATCGCCGCCCATCTCGGCCTCGGCCTGTCCGTCGCGCTGACGGCCAGCAACATCTTCTATTGCTTCCTGGGCGCCCTGCTGGGGACGCTGATCGGCGTGCTGCCGGGCCTGGGGCCGGCCACCACCATCGCCATGCTGCTGCCGGTGACCTTCCACCTGTCGCCGATCGGCGGGCTGATCATGCTGGCCGGCATCTATTACGGCGCCCAGTATGGCGGCTCGATCACGTCCATCCTGGTGAACATCCCGGGCGAATCCTCCTCGGTCATCACCTGCCTCGACGGCCACGCGATGACGCGGCAGGGGCGGTCGGGATCGGCCCTGGCAACCGCCGCGCTGGGCTCGTTCGTCGCCGGCTGCATCGCCACGCTGCTGGTGGCGCTGTTCGCCCCGCCGCTCACCGACCTGGTGCAGCTCTTCGGGGCGGCCGAGTATTTCGCGCTGATGGCGCTGGGCCTGGTGGCGGCCGTGGTCCTGGCCCAAGGCTCGGTGCTGAAGGCCCTGCTGATGATCCTGCTGGGCCTGATGCTGGGCTTCGTCGGCACCGACGTGAACAGCGGCGCCCAGCGCCTGACCTTCGGCCTGGAGGGGCTGGCCGACGGCATCGGGTTCATCCCGCTGGCCATGGGCGTCTTCGGCATCGCCGAGATCGCCGTCCACCTGGAGCGCATGCAGGGCGGGGCGCCACCGGCCGCCGCCATCACCCGCCTGTGGCCGACGCGCGACGACTTCCGCCGGGCCTGGCCGGCCGTGCTGCGCGGCACCGGCGTCGGCTCGCTCTTGGGCATCCTGCCGGGCGGCGGTGCCATCCTCGGCTCGTTCGCCGCCTACACGCTGGAGAAGCGGCTGGCGCGCGACCCGTCGCGCTTCGGCAACGGCGCGATCGAAGGGGTGGCGGCGCCGGAATCGGCCAACAACGCCGCCGCCCAGACCTCCTTCATCCCGCTCCTGACCCTGGGCATCCCGTCGAACGGCGTCATGGCGCTGATGGTGGGCGCGATGATGATCCACGGCATCACCCCCGGCCCGACCGTGATCGACCAGCAGCCCGAGCTGTTCTGGGGAATCATCGCCAGCATGTGGGTCGCCAACCTGATCCTGGTGGTGATCAACCTGCCGCTGGTCGGCATCTGGGCCCGGCTGACGCGGGTGCCCTACCGCATCCTCTTCCCGGCCGTCCTGCTGTTCTGCGCCATCGGCGCCTACAGCTATGCCCACAGCGTCTTCGACGTGGTGCTGACCATGGTCTTCGGGCTCATGGGCTATGTCCTGCTGAAGCTGCGCTGCGAGCCGGCCCCGCTGCTGCTGGCCTTCGTGCTGGGGCCGATGATGGAGGAGAGCCTGCGGCGGGCGCTGCTCATCGGCCGCGGCGACCCCACCGTCTTCGTCACCCGGCCGCTCAGCGCCGCCATCCTGGCCATCGCCGTGCTGCTGCTGATCCTCACCATCCTGCCCGCCGTGCGCGGGCTGCGACAGACCGCATTCCGCGAGGAGTGA
- a CDS encoding M81 family metallopeptidase gives MHKRLAVARIWLEVNSFSPLPSVLSDFENSEWARGPAVLDRFRGTPTELGAVAAFADANPGWQVEVLRCAAAQPGGHMDDALFDAFLDELRADLGAGPWDAVYLSLHGALATERRRTPDLDVLRLAREMAGTVPIGVSFDMHANMAPEIARIADVAAGYKTLPHIDMFEVGAKVLDMLAATVEGRIRPTGIILRAGRIIHSHNMRTADGPMKDLEAIARDLTRGPILDVTPFGGFPWADTPNTGASVMVYADGDAAAARAAAETMADAIRRKAPEFAVVRPEADEGLRQALALGDGPGPVAVVEASDNIYSGGIADTPGLLRALLDLAPAVPTVFAFFFDAGMVARAHAAGVGGRVAGHLGGRVTADFGPPVAIDAEVVRLTDGSFINHGPMLRGVETRLGRTAVLRIGQVDVIVTERREPVNDLAYMELHGIDIARTRLLCIKAKNHFRAAYGPVCRAFIEVDTPGPAGVDLARLPFRFAPVEEYA, from the coding sequence ATGCACAAACGGCTGGCCGTCGCCCGGATCTGGCTCGAGGTGAATTCCTTCTCGCCGCTGCCGAGCGTGCTTTCGGACTTCGAGAACAGCGAGTGGGCGCGCGGGCCGGCCGTGCTCGACCGCTTCCGCGGCACGCCGACGGAGCTGGGGGCGGTCGCCGCCTTCGCCGACGCCAACCCCGGCTGGCAGGTGGAGGTGCTGCGCTGTGCCGCCGCCCAGCCCGGCGGCCACATGGACGACGCACTATTCGACGCCTTCCTGGACGAACTGCGCGCCGACCTGGGGGCCGGGCCGTGGGACGCGGTCTACCTGTCGCTGCATGGCGCGCTGGCGACCGAGCGGCGCCGCACGCCCGACCTGGACGTGCTGCGGCTGGCGCGCGAGATGGCGGGAACCGTGCCGATCGGCGTCAGCTTCGACATGCACGCCAACATGGCGCCCGAGATCGCCCGGATCGCCGACGTCGCCGCCGGCTACAAGACCCTGCCGCACATTGACATGTTCGAGGTGGGGGCGAAGGTCCTGGACATGCTGGCGGCCACGGTCGAAGGGCGCATCCGCCCGACCGGCATCATCCTGCGCGCCGGCCGCATCATCCACAGCCACAACATGCGCACCGCCGACGGGCCGATGAAGGACCTGGAGGCGATCGCCCGCGACCTGACCCGGGGGCCGATCCTCGACGTGACGCCGTTCGGCGGCTTTCCCTGGGCCGACACGCCCAATACCGGCGCGTCGGTCATGGTCTATGCCGATGGCGACGCGGCGGCCGCGCGCGCCGCCGCCGAGACGATGGCAGACGCCATCCGCCGCAAGGCGCCCGAGTTCGCGGTCGTCCGCCCTGAGGCGGACGAGGGCCTGCGCCAGGCGCTGGCTTTGGGCGACGGGCCCGGGCCGGTGGCGGTGGTGGAGGCGTCGGACAACATCTATTCGGGCGGCATCGCCGACACGCCGGGCCTGCTGCGGGCGCTGCTGGACCTGGCGCCGGCGGTTCCCACCGTCTTCGCCTTCTTCTTCGATGCCGGCATGGTGGCCCGCGCCCACGCGGCGGGCGTGGGCGGGCGCGTCGCCGGCCATCTGGGCGGGCGCGTCACGGCCGATTTCGGACCGCCGGTCGCGATCGACGCCGAGGTGGTGCGCCTGACGGATGGGTCCTTCATCAACCACGGGCCGATGCTGCGCGGCGTCGAGACCCGCCTTGGCCGCACCGCGGTGCTGCGCATCGGCCAGGTCGACGTGATCGTGACCGAGCGGCGCGAGCCGGTGAACGACCTTGCCTACATGGAGCTGCACGGCATCGACATCGCCCGTACGCGCCTGCTCTGCATCAAGGCCAAGAACCACTTCCGCGCCGCCTACGGCCCGGTCTGCCGCGCCTTCATCGAGGTCGACACGCCGGGCCCGGCCGGCGTCGACCTGGCCCGCCTGCCGTTCCGCTTCGCCCCCGTCGAAGAGTACGCCTGA
- a CDS encoding ABC transporter ATP-binding protein → MEAPSAPLLQVRGLKLALPAGGDRVHAVDGIDFDLEAGQILCIVGESGSGKSLTASAIMGLLPRGVRAVGGTIELAGTDLLRLGEDEMRSRRGRDIGMIFQEPMTALNPLMRVGEQIDEVLRVHTALGEAERRARVVELMEQVNLPDPAQLRLAYPFRLSGGQRQRVMIAMALALGPSLLIADEPTTALDVTTQKQILALIKAVQSARGMGVLFITHDFGVVAEIADRVAVMQHGRIVEIGAVADVLDRPQHAYTRALIAAVPRLQPRAPVASAGGLPALVARGITKTYRSAGGIFVRRRVVEAVKAVDLVIAQGETLGVVGESGSGKSTLGRLLIRLLAADGGSVQCQGTDLLAAPPHRLRALRRDVQMVFQDPYASLNPRRRVGAIIADGLLAQGRPRAEGLARARELMGLVGLDPAGIDRYPHEFSGGQRQRIGIARALAVEPKLLIADEPVSALDVSVQAQVLELLADVRRRFDLAMLFITHDLRVAAQICDRIAVMRRGEIVETGPTAEIFADPRHPYTRELLDAVPGRGWRGDAV, encoded by the coding sequence ATGGAAGCCCCATCCGCGCCGCTGCTCCAGGTCCGTGGGCTCAAGCTGGCACTGCCCGCCGGCGGCGACCGCGTCCATGCGGTCGATGGCATCGACTTCGACCTGGAGGCCGGCCAGATCCTCTGCATCGTCGGCGAATCCGGCTCCGGCAAGTCGTTGACGGCTTCGGCCATCATGGGGCTGCTGCCGCGCGGCGTGCGCGCCGTCGGCGGCACCATAGAGCTGGCTGGCACCGACCTGCTGCGGCTGGGCGAGGACGAGATGCGGTCCCGGCGCGGCCGCGACATCGGCATGATCTTCCAGGAGCCGATGACGGCGCTGAACCCGCTGATGCGCGTCGGCGAGCAGATCGACGAGGTGCTGCGCGTCCACACCGCGCTGGGCGAGGCCGAGCGCCGGGCCCGCGTCGTCGAGCTGATGGAGCAGGTGAACCTGCCCGATCCGGCGCAGCTTCGCCTGGCCTATCCGTTTCGCCTGTCGGGCGGGCAGCGGCAGCGGGTGATGATCGCCATGGCCCTGGCGCTGGGGCCGTCGCTGCTGATCGCCGACGAGCCGACGACCGCACTCGACGTCACCACGCAGAAGCAGATCCTGGCGCTGATCAAGGCGGTGCAGTCGGCCCGCGGCATGGGCGTCCTCTTCATCACCCATGATTTCGGCGTGGTGGCCGAGATCGCCGACCGGGTGGCCGTGATGCAGCATGGCCGCATCGTCGAGATCGGCGCCGTGGCCGACGTCCTCGACCGGCCGCAACATGCCTATACCCGTGCCCTGATCGCGGCCGTGCCGAGGCTCCAACCGCGGGCGCCGGTCGCGAGCGCGGGCGGCCTGCCGGCGCTGGTCGCGCGCGGGATCACCAAGACCTACCGCTCGGCCGGCGGCATCTTCGTGCGCCGGCGCGTGGTGGAGGCGGTGAAGGCGGTCGACCTCGTCATCGCCCAGGGCGAGACGCTGGGGGTGGTGGGCGAATCCGGCTCCGGCAAGTCGACCCTGGGCCGGCTGCTGATCCGGCTGCTGGCGGCCGATGGCGGCAGCGTCCAGTGCCAGGGCACCGACCTGCTGGCGGCCCCGCCGCACCGGCTGCGGGCGTTGCGTCGCGACGTGCAGATGGTCTTCCAGGACCCCTACGCCTCGCTCAACCCGCGCCGGCGCGTCGGCGCCATCATCGCCGACGGGCTGCTGGCCCAGGGGCGGCCCCGGGCGGAGGGGCTGGCGCGCGCCCGCGAGCTGATGGGGTTGGTAGGGCTGGACCCCGCCGGCATCGACCGTTACCCGCACGAATTCTCGGGCGGGCAGCGCCAGCGCATCGGCATCGCCCGCGCGCTCGCGGTCGAGCCCAAGCTGCTGATCGCCGACGAGCCGGTCTCGGCGCTCGACGTCTCGGTTCAGGCCCAGGTGCTGGAACTGCTGGCCGACGTCCGCCGCCGCTTCGACCTGGCCATGCTCTTCATCACCCACGACCTGCGTGTGGCCGCCCAGATCTGCGACCGCATCGCCGTCATGCGCCGTGGCGAGATCGTCGAGACGGGGCCCACGGCCGAGATCTTCGCCGACCCCCGGCATCCTTACACCCGCGAGCTGCTCGATGCCGTGCCGGGCCGCGGCTGGCGGGGCGACGCCGTTTGA